The Psychrobacter sp. LV10R520-6 genome includes a region encoding these proteins:
- a CDS encoding RelA/SpoT family protein — protein sequence MVKIREGLPLVDGQTTQADSATLTAQLVASQRSQQSANSYAQIPLDIKQQLTTHKLHTTFDRSAQHAHHNHNSKFENKYLANTHLDKTLMLSEELEAIDLNHANIDVPAWLDNVAKRIGQETVPNLSTACEFIRSRMNTSESERSGAYVTGIGMTDILTYLYQDEDALVAAMLYRSARKSLISLADIEKNFDADISALVKDTLSMGKLSEIIESNKRLEDHFVNNQRDQLSNIYSMLISVTNDVRVVLIKLAERTFAMRELTFANAERQNRVAREVMTIYAPLAHRLGIAQLKWELEDLAFRYLAPERYKEIARLLSEKRSERESYIQRVQDKLNDALIEAGIAGEVSGRVKHIYSIYRKMKLKGLSFDQLYDIRALRILVTNPSDCYHVLGLVHGLWRYIPEQFDDYITNPKSNGYRSLHTAVIAENKSLEVQIRTHEMHFEAELGMCAHVNYKEGLKNKKDNYLNQRISSLRHLLSVNNETRNQLRSALVTGEEHDEIELAELDDEEQIVDFDELERIYIFSRDGDIIELPKGATVLDFAYYVHTQVGNRAQAARVNQRYVPLTYQLKTGEQVEIITKASREPNRDWLVASLGYIHTNRARSKLRQWFNKQDRDKNIEIGRRMLSKELERLSVHPNSIDLNDYLQYFHVNNSDDIVVGLVTGEIGINQLTGHISRQLHLEPEKQEEYFAPSVDPKTTGKIDAYKICIDGLDNIEINLAGCCHPVHGEPIAGYITLSRGISVHNRGCPEYMRLIERDPERKIDAAWKSNSGRYQPVDIHVEAYDRRGLLRDLTQIIDKENVNIRQVETQSTDDNIAFLRFHVEVSGLAHLSKLLAKLEQQHGVLHARRAVA from the coding sequence ATGGTAAAAATTCGTGAAGGCTTACCGCTGGTAGATGGACAAACCACGCAAGCTGACAGTGCGACATTAACAGCGCAACTGGTCGCCAGTCAACGCTCTCAGCAGTCTGCTAACAGCTACGCCCAAATACCGCTTGATATCAAACAACAACTGACGACTCATAAACTGCACACTACTTTTGATCGCTCAGCGCAGCATGCTCATCACAATCATAACTCAAAGTTTGAAAACAAGTATTTGGCCAATACCCATTTGGACAAAACCCTTATGCTCTCAGAAGAGCTTGAAGCTATCGATTTAAATCATGCCAATATTGATGTCCCTGCTTGGCTAGACAATGTGGCCAAACGTATCGGGCAAGAGACAGTGCCCAATCTTAGTACTGCTTGTGAGTTTATCCGCAGCCGTATGAATACCAGTGAATCTGAGCGCTCAGGTGCCTATGTGACTGGCATTGGTATGACGGACATTTTAACCTATCTGTATCAAGATGAAGATGCGCTAGTCGCTGCTATGTTATATCGTAGTGCGCGTAAGTCCTTAATAAGTCTGGCTGATATTGAGAAAAACTTTGACGCTGATATATCTGCTTTAGTGAAAGACACTTTATCGATGGGTAAGCTGTCAGAGATTATTGAAAGCAATAAACGCCTAGAAGATCACTTCGTCAATAATCAGCGCGATCAGCTATCGAACATTTATAGCATGCTCATCTCGGTCACCAATGATGTGCGCGTGGTGCTCATCAAGCTGGCTGAGCGTACATTCGCCATGCGTGAGCTGACCTTTGCTAATGCTGAACGTCAAAACCGGGTTGCACGTGAAGTCATGACTATCTACGCTCCGCTTGCCCACCGTCTAGGTATTGCGCAGCTTAAATGGGAGCTTGAAGACTTAGCATTTCGTTATCTCGCGCCTGAGCGTTATAAAGAGATTGCTAGGTTACTGTCTGAAAAGCGTAGCGAGCGTGAGTCTTATATTCAGCGCGTCCAAGATAAGCTGAATGATGCTCTGATAGAGGCCGGTATTGCCGGTGAAGTCTCAGGACGCGTCAAGCACATCTATTCTATCTATCGTAAAATGAAGCTCAAAGGCTTATCATTCGATCAGCTATATGATATTCGTGCCCTCAGAATTTTGGTCACTAATCCTTCAGACTGTTATCACGTTTTAGGGTTGGTGCATGGTTTATGGCGCTATATCCCTGAGCAATTCGATGACTATATCACCAACCCAAAATCCAACGGCTATCGCTCATTGCATACCGCTGTTATTGCCGAAAATAAGTCGCTTGAGGTACAAATTCGTACTCATGAGATGCATTTTGAAGCCGAGCTTGGCATGTGTGCCCATGTCAATTATAAAGAAGGGCTGAAGAACAAAAAAGACAATTACCTCAATCAAAGAATCAGTTCACTACGTCACTTACTGTCTGTCAATAATGAAACCCGCAATCAGCTGCGCTCCGCGTTAGTGACCGGTGAAGAACATGATGAAATAGAGCTTGCTGAGCTTGATGACGAAGAGCAAATCGTTGATTTTGATGAGCTCGAACGCATTTATATCTTTAGTCGCGATGGCGATATTATTGAGCTTCCGAAGGGCGCGACTGTCCTTGATTTTGCTTATTACGTGCACACACAAGTGGGCAACCGTGCCCAAGCCGCAAGAGTAAATCAGCGCTATGTGCCACTGACTTATCAGCTCAAGACTGGCGAGCAAGTCGAAATTATTACCAAGGCCTCACGCGAGCCCAATCGTGATTGGCTGGTGGCATCACTGGGTTACATTCATACTAATCGAGCCCGCTCAAAGCTACGTCAATGGTTTAATAAGCAGGATCGTGATAAAAATATTGAGATTGGTCGGCGGATGCTAAGCAAGGAGCTAGAGCGCTTATCAGTGCATCCTAACAGTATTGATTTGAACGATTATCTCCAGTATTTTCACGTCAATAATAGCGATGATATTGTGGTCGGTTTGGTAACTGGTGAGATAGGCATAAACCAGCTTACGGGTCATATTTCTCGTCAGCTCCATCTAGAACCTGAAAAACAAGAAGAATACTTTGCACCCAGTGTTGATCCTAAGACCACGGGTAAGATTGATGCTTACAAGATCTGTATCGATGGTTTGGATAATATTGAGATTAATTTAGCAGGCTGCTGTCATCCCGTACATGGAGAGCCGATTGCTGGCTACATTACCTTATCGCGCGGTATCAGTGTCCATAACCGCGGCTGTCCAGAATATATGCGCTTAATTGAGCGCGACCCCGAACGTAAAATAGATGCTGCTTGGAAGTCTAATTCTGGTCGTTATCAGCCGGTTGATATTCATGTCGAAGCTTATGACCGCCGCGGCTTACTGCGTGATTTGACCCAAATTATTGATAAAGAAAATGTCAATATTCGTCAAGTTGAGACCCAAAGTACAGACGACAACATTGCTTTTTTGAGATTCCATGTTGAAGTTTCGGGACTTGCGCATCTATCTAAACTATTAGCCAAGCTTGAGCAGCAGCATGGTGTTTTGCATGCGCGCCGCGCCGTTGCATAA
- the mutM gene encoding bifunctional DNA-formamidopyrimidine glycosylase/DNA-(apurinic or apyrimidinic site) lyase yields the protein MPELPEVETTKTSLTPLLGQQVSNVQVFQPKLRWLMPDDLNSLIDYTLHTVERRAKYLILTFTPTIKKLPQRQLIMHLGMSGSLQQYPVDTDKRKHDHLIMTFSNTDGIDTQLHYHDPRRFGAVLWYADYSDKLLNHLGPEPLSTEFTADYLYHFIQRIPIANEIPNNTANKPSKRPIARAIKSVIMEQQVVVGVGNIYATESLYLAGIHPATPAHQLSYDQTVILVDHIKAILKKAIELGGSTLRDFTVASGQTGYFQQTLNVYGRQGETCPHCDTVLDNIKLNARASVYCPTCQPLK from the coding sequence ATGCCTGAATTACCCGAAGTTGAAACTACCAAAACCAGCTTAACTCCTTTATTAGGACAGCAAGTTAGCAATGTCCAAGTGTTCCAGCCAAAATTGCGTTGGTTGATGCCTGATGACTTGAATAGCTTAATTGATTATACTTTGCATACTGTAGAGCGGCGAGCAAAGTATTTAATACTTACCTTCACACCTACAATAAAGAAACTACCGCAACGCCAATTAATAATGCATCTTGGCATGTCAGGAAGTTTACAGCAATATCCAGTGGATACTGATAAACGTAAGCACGATCATTTAATTATGACTTTTAGCAATACCGATGGTATAGACACACAGTTGCACTATCATGACCCTAGACGCTTTGGGGCAGTTTTATGGTATGCAGACTATAGTGATAAATTGTTGAATCATTTGGGTCCTGAGCCCCTATCTACAGAGTTTACCGCAGACTATCTTTATCATTTCATCCAGCGTATTCCCATTGCTAATGAGATACCGAATAATACAGCCAATAAACCGAGCAAACGCCCTATCGCACGTGCTATCAAGTCAGTGATTATGGAACAGCAAGTCGTGGTTGGCGTAGGCAATATTTACGCGACCGAAAGCTTATATCTAGCAGGTATTCATCCAGCAACACCCGCTCATCAGTTATCGTACGATCAGACCGTTATACTGGTCGATCATATTAAAGCTATCTTAAAAAAGGCGATAGAACTTGGCGGCTCAACACTACGCGATTTCACAGTAGCTAGCGGTCAAACGGGTTATTTCCAGCAGACATTAAATGTCTACGGTAGACAGGGTGAGACTTGTCCGCACTGCGATACGGTACTCGATAACATCAAGCTCAATGCACGTGCCAGTGTTTATTGCCCAACCTGTCAGCCGTTGAAATAA
- a CDS encoding porin family protein, translated as MNISKKVLITLLAGSLFSVAAQAAPTAQSGYVGAKIGQFMVDEGDLDDPTAFGAYAGYNFTPEFGMEVEYVGSSEESINISGVNIDYDLKTYGIYGTYRYAFPNTALYAKGKIGFAKAEIDATASSFGYTFSESGSDSGVAGGIGLGYLVNPNIAIEAEYALVAEDLDLLTIGANFKF; from the coding sequence ATGAATATTTCAAAAAAGGTACTTATCACGTTACTAGCTGGTTCATTATTCAGCGTTGCCGCACAAGCTGCTCCTACTGCTCAGTCAGGTTATGTAGGTGCTAAAATTGGTCAATTTATGGTTGATGAGGGCGATCTTGATGATCCTACTGCATTTGGTGCTTATGCAGGTTACAACTTCACACCAGAATTCGGTATGGAAGTTGAATATGTAGGTTCATCTGAAGAAAGTATCAATATTAGTGGTGTTAATATTGACTATGATTTAAAAACATACGGCATCTATGGTACGTATCGCTACGCATTCCCTAACACTGCCCTATACGCTAAAGGCAAGATAGGTTTTGCAAAAGCTGAAATTGATGCTACGGCAAGTAGTTTTGGTTATACTTTCTCTGAAAGCGGTAGTGATTCTGGTGTAGCCGGTGGTATTGGTCTTGGGTATTTAGTTAATCCTAATATTGCAATTGAAGCTGAATATGCTCTTGTTGCAGAAGACCTAGATTTACTAACTATTGGTGCAAATTTTAAATTCTAA
- a CDS encoding IS607 family transposase: MGKLVSIGEAAKHFGVAQSTLRRWDEDGTLVAKRTENGHRRYDLNEVRPHPLNTPPKLDRKTIAYARVSSCDQKDDLQRQAQVLELYCAKQGWRFETITDFGSGMNYKKKGLKILLDDILDNKVERLVITHKDRLLRFGAELVFMLCEARDVKVVIINQGEELSFEQELAQDVLEIITVFSARLYGSRSKKNQKLIEAVKQVL; this comes from the coding sequence ATGGGAAAACTGGTTAGTATTGGGGAGGCGGCCAAGCATTTTGGGGTTGCTCAATCGACATTAAGACGTTGGGATGAAGATGGTACGTTAGTCGCCAAAAGAACCGAAAATGGTCACAGACGTTATGATTTAAATGAAGTAAGACCACACCCTTTAAATACACCACCAAAATTAGACCGAAAAACCATTGCTTATGCTCGTGTTTCAAGTTGTGACCAAAAAGATGACTTGCAGCGCCAAGCGCAGGTTTTGGAACTTTATTGTGCCAAACAAGGTTGGCGTTTCGAGACAATCACCGATTTTGGTAGTGGTATGAACTATAAGAAGAAAGGCTTAAAAATCCTGCTTGACGACATTCTTGACAACAAAGTCGAGCGACTGGTAATCACCCACAAAGACAGACTTTTACGCTTTGGTGCTGAATTGGTGTTTATGCTATGTGAGGCGCGTGATGTTAAGGTGGTCATTATCAATCAAGGCGAGGAACTTAGTTTTGAGCAAGAATTAGCCCAAGATGTATTAGAGATTATCACTGTATTTTCAGCGAGGCTCTACGGTTCTCGCAGCAAGAAAAATCAAAAACTAATAGAGGCGGTTAAACAAGTATTATGA
- a CDS encoding DUF2846 domain-containing protein: MLKRLFFIITLSGLFVGCATVPTEQVQVTNAMKQFKSPSSDNAGLYIYRTASVLGAALKKDVWVDDKCVGETARGTFFYEEVLGNMEHKVSTESEFSPNDLMIQTQAGQNYFIKQYMKPGLFVGGAGLKLVTEAEGKQDISDLKLGIKGNCSK, from the coding sequence ATGTTAAAAAGACTTTTTTTTATAATAACTTTATCAGGGTTATTCGTTGGCTGTGCAACTGTACCGACAGAGCAAGTTCAAGTAACGAATGCTATGAAACAGTTTAAGTCACCTTCATCTGATAATGCAGGCTTATACATCTATCGAACTGCCAGTGTGCTTGGTGCCGCATTAAAGAAAGATGTTTGGGTAGATGACAAATGCGTTGGTGAGACTGCAAGAGGAACTTTTTTCTATGAAGAAGTTTTAGGCAATATGGAGCATAAAGTCTCAACTGAATCTGAATTCTCACCTAATGATTTAATGATTCAAACTCAAGCGGGACAAAACTATTTTATCAAACAATATATGAAGCCAGGTTTATTTGTCGGTGGCGCAGGTCTCAAACTAGTTACTGAAGCAGAAGGAAAGCAAGACATTAGCGACTTAAAATTAGGAATCAAAGGAAACTGTAGTAAGTAG
- a CDS encoding RNA-guided endonuclease InsQ/TnpB family protein, giving the protein MIRGHIIELKPNNVQANHFARACGVARKAYNWALHEWQRQYREDKAYRDACLLAGIEIDSKNLNRPSQAKLRRELNAIKRELFPWMTEVTKCAPQAAIMQLGDAYNNFFKGLAEYPVTRKRGKDDRFSLSNDQFAIKGKSIRIPNLGWVRMKEALRFDGKIMAATISKRGGKWFVSVAVDLDHRVKKIIKTGKSVGIDLGITDLLVLSDGTKIKAPKPLAKYLSKLRTLNKNLSRTKKGSKNREKAKTKLSRLHYKIRGIRQDSLHKITSSLVREFDVIAIESLNVKGMVKNRKLSRAISDLGFFEFKRQLIYKANEQGKVVKSVGRFYPSSKTCSNCNHILGKDELTLKMREWTCPECQSKHDRDLNASINILNNATVILTVA; this is encoded by the coding sequence ATGATCCGTGGTCATATCATCGAACTCAAACCAAACAACGTACAGGCGAACCATTTTGCCCGTGCTTGCGGTGTGGCGCGGAAAGCTTACAACTGGGCCTTGCATGAGTGGCAACGTCAATATAGAGAGGACAAGGCCTACCGTGACGCCTGTTTATTGGCTGGTATTGAGATTGATTCCAAAAATCTAAACAGACCCTCACAAGCCAAGCTCAGACGCGAATTGAACGCCATTAAACGTGAGCTATTCCCGTGGATGACGGAAGTGACAAAATGTGCCCCGCAAGCCGCAATCATGCAACTGGGCGATGCTTATAACAACTTCTTTAAAGGGCTGGCTGAATACCCCGTCACGCGCAAGCGTGGTAAAGACGATAGATTCAGTCTCTCTAACGACCAATTTGCCATTAAAGGTAAATCCATTCGCATCCCTAATTTAGGCTGGGTGCGTATGAAAGAGGCTTTACGGTTTGACGGTAAAATAATGGCGGCCACCATCTCTAAGCGCGGCGGGAAATGGTTTGTCAGCGTTGCAGTTGATTTAGACCACAGGGTTAAAAAGATTATCAAGACAGGTAAAAGCGTTGGTATCGACCTTGGTATTACCGATTTATTAGTTTTATCAGACGGCACCAAAATTAAAGCACCTAAGCCCTTAGCTAAATATTTAAGCAAATTAAGAACACTCAATAAAAACCTGAGTCGCACTAAAAAAGGCAGTAAAAACAGAGAAAAGGCGAAAACCAAGCTCTCTCGTTTGCATTATAAGATCAGAGGTATCAGGCAGGATTCGTTGCACAAAATAACCTCTAGCTTGGTCAGAGAGTTTGATGTGATTGCGATTGAAAGTCTTAATGTCAAAGGCATGGTTAAAAATAGAAAGCTGTCACGCGCCATTAGTGATTTGGGTTTCTTTGAATTTAAGCGTCAGCTTATCTATAAAGCCAATGAGCAAGGCAAGGTTGTGAAGTCAGTCGGTCGTTTTTACCCAAGCTCAAAGACTTGCTCAAACTGCAATCACATCCTTGGCAAAGATGAATTAACACTAAAGATGCGCGAATGGACGTGTCCTGAGTGTCAGTCCAAACATGACCGCGATCTCAACGCCAGTATCAATATTTTAAATAACGCGACTGTTATTTTAACAGTCGCATAA
- the rlmD gene encoding 23S rRNA (uracil(1939)-C(5))-methyltransferase RlmD, translating to MQPTDSKTSTAHDTTQQASDTQTITVPPNKKKSKPSSKTRKRLKEAQPLPFTIDGLSHDGRGVAVYGNGWGEEDGHVEDKHGKKIFVSFALPGESVDVKLTNSRTSFEEGDALSVTANPNPERAVPPCPHFGVCGGCNLQHWQPDAQINFKQSVLAEMLTHQADTQPDTWLAPVVGDRLGYRTKARMGVRYVAKKETALVGFRERSSNFLAELNECHILDPRIGFEIENLKALISSLEARSQIAQLELAMGEYLPELPDGDQPVALIVRNLSPLSDGDVDKLKVFFAARNWQLYLQSKGVDSIKRIALTDNDDMSQQFGRLYYQLPEYDLTFEFIPTDFTQVNLSVNREMTKLACDLLDLKAGERVLDLFSGLGNFSLPMARLVGETGTVVGVEGSEAMTLRAADNARRNGIHNTEFYSQDLTQDCTDQPWANQGFDALLIDPPRSGAWEIMQYLPKFKAERIVYVSCNPATLARDTKALLEQGYRLTHAGVMDMFCHTGHVESIARFEKLSI from the coding sequence ATGCAACCCACCGATTCCAAGACTTCTACAGCACATGACACTACTCAACAAGCCAGCGACACTCAAACCATTACCGTTCCGCCTAATAAGAAAAAATCCAAACCCTCATCAAAGACGCGCAAACGTCTAAAAGAGGCGCAACCGCTACCCTTTACTATTGATGGCTTATCGCATGATGGACGCGGCGTTGCAGTGTATGGCAATGGCTGGGGCGAGGAAGACGGTCATGTAGAGGACAAACATGGCAAAAAAATCTTTGTCAGCTTTGCCTTGCCAGGTGAAAGCGTTGACGTCAAGCTGACCAACAGCCGCACTAGCTTTGAAGAAGGCGATGCGCTTAGCGTTACTGCCAATCCTAATCCTGAGCGCGCCGTGCCGCCCTGCCCGCACTTTGGGGTTTGCGGTGGTTGCAACTTGCAACATTGGCAGCCCGATGCACAAATTAATTTTAAGCAGTCAGTGCTTGCTGAGATGTTGACGCACCAAGCGGACACGCAGCCTGATACGTGGCTGGCGCCAGTGGTCGGTGATCGACTGGGTTATCGTACTAAGGCGAGAATGGGTGTGCGCTATGTCGCTAAAAAAGAAACCGCGCTAGTCGGCTTTCGTGAGCGTTCAAGTAACTTCTTGGCTGAGCTGAATGAATGTCATATCTTAGACCCGCGTATCGGTTTTGAGATTGAAAACTTAAAGGCGCTGATCAGCTCGCTTGAAGCCCGTAGTCAAATCGCCCAACTTGAGCTAGCAATGGGTGAATACTTGCCAGAACTGCCTGATGGCGATCAACCGGTGGCATTGATTGTACGTAATCTATCGCCTTTATCAGACGGTGATGTGGATAAATTAAAAGTCTTTTTTGCTGCACGTAACTGGCAGTTATACCTGCAATCTAAAGGCGTTGATAGCATCAAGCGCATTGCCCTAACGGATAATGATGATATGAGCCAGCAATTTGGTCGCTTGTACTACCAATTGCCCGAGTATGATTTGACTTTTGAATTTATTCCTACTGATTTTACCCAAGTAAATTTGTCCGTCAATCGAGAAATGACCAAGTTAGCTTGTGATTTATTGGACCTAAAAGCGGGTGAGCGGGTACTGGATTTATTTAGTGGTTTGGGTAATTTTAGTTTACCGATGGCACGCTTGGTTGGTGAGACCGGTACAGTAGTTGGGGTTGAAGGTAGCGAGGCGATGACTCTACGTGCTGCTGACAATGCTCGTCGCAATGGCATTCATAATACCGAGTTTTATAGCCAAGACTTGACTCAAGACTGTACCGATCAGCCGTGGGCCAACCAAGGATTTGATGCGCTACTCATCGATCCGCCGCGCTCTGGAGCTTGGGAAATTATGCAATATTTGCCTAAGTTTAAAGCTGAGCGTATTGTTTATGTCTCGTGCAATCCAGCTACTTTAGCACGTGACACCAAGGCGTTACTTGAACAAGGCTACCGTCTGACACACGCTGGTGTCATGGATATGTTTTGTCATACAGGTCACGTTGAGTCGATTGCGCGCTTCGAGAAACTATCTATTTAA
- the cysM gene encoding cysteine synthase CysM: MSSTTPLNANFITQVTDLADCVGQTPLVQLQRLPEQEQIANGAVLLAKLEGNNPAGSVKDRPAFNMIYQAEQRGDIKPGDTLIEATSGNTGIALAMVAAMRGYPITLLMPTKSTQERKDAMTAYGATLIEVDEGMEAARDLALKMQDDGLGIVLDQFNNPDNKQAHYLTTGPELWAQTDGKITHFISSMGTTGTIMGVSQYLKEQNPAVKIIGLQPNEEASIAGIRRWPAAYMPGIFEADAVDEMMDIDQYIAEVYMRKLAKNEGIFAGVSSGAAAWAAVQVAKANPNAVIAFIVCDRGDRYLSTGLYNVDDSIDDTIFNNSISDNMSDNAK; the protein is encoded by the coding sequence ATGTCGTCTACGACCCCGTTGAACGCTAACTTTATCACTCAAGTCACTGATCTTGCTGATTGCGTTGGTCAGACGCCTTTGGTCCAACTACAGCGTTTGCCTGAACAAGAGCAAATTGCCAATGGTGCGGTGTTACTGGCCAAGCTTGAAGGCAATAACCCTGCCGGTTCCGTTAAAGATCGCCCTGCTTTTAATATGATTTATCAAGCGGAACAACGCGGTGATATCAAGCCTGGTGATACCTTGATTGAAGCAACCAGTGGCAACACTGGTATTGCTCTTGCGATGGTAGCCGCCATGCGCGGTTATCCAATAACACTACTAATGCCAACCAAATCAACCCAAGAGCGTAAAGATGCCATGACGGCATATGGAGCTACTTTAATCGAAGTCGATGAAGGTATGGAAGCGGCACGTGATTTAGCGTTAAAGATGCAAGATGACGGTTTAGGTATCGTACTAGATCAGTTTAATAACCCTGATAATAAGCAGGCACATTATCTTACTACAGGTCCTGAGCTATGGGCGCAAACTGACGGTAAGATCACTCACTTTATCAGTTCTATGGGGACTACAGGCACCATTATGGGTGTCTCGCAATATTTAAAAGAACAAAATCCAGCGGTCAAAATTATTGGCCTCCAGCCTAATGAGGAAGCCTCTATTGCGGGCATCCGCCGCTGGCCTGCCGCTTATATGCCCGGTATCTTTGAGGCTGATGCCGTCGATGAGATGATGGATATTGATCAGTATATTGCTGAAGTTTATATGCGTAAACTTGCTAAAAATGAGGGTATTTTTGCAGGGGTATCCTCAGGAGCTGCTGCATGGGCAGCCGTACAAGTTGCCAAAGCCAACCCTAATGCGGTGATTGCCTTTATCGTCTGTGATCGCGGTGATCGTTATTTATCGACTGGTTTATATAATGTTGATGACAGTATTGATGATACTATTTTTAATAACAGTATTAGTGACAATATGAGTGACAATGCCAAATAA
- a CDS encoding 3'-5' exonuclease — protein MPHALPCNPILVFDIETVADTDAARRIYPQLADLNDADAMSALQAIRIQEAGHDFMRLPLQRIVCISALYIKDGQLSLFSLTADKFSEKDILAKFFRAFGDIDNLPQLISWNGSGFDIPVLIYRAMQYDLSAPWLFEEGARIKNMRFDNYVNRFQTKHLDLMDRFSQYGASRREAMDVVASLYGLPGKTDVDGSMVGELVANEEWQTLSIYCESDVMNTWLIYLRWLRLTGQLSSPSFDYWQQQSRNYIAKFTQADGSLRHQEFIADWTSSPAS, from the coding sequence ATGCCACATGCCTTACCTTGCAACCCGATATTGGTCTTCGATATTGAGACAGTAGCGGATACCGATGCCGCACGCCGTATCTATCCGCAATTGGCTGATCTAAACGATGCTGATGCCATGAGCGCATTACAAGCGATTCGTATCCAAGAAGCGGGACATGATTTTATGCGGCTGCCACTGCAGCGTATTGTCTGTATTTCTGCGCTATATATCAAGGACGGTCAACTGTCTTTGTTTTCCTTGACCGCGGACAAGTTTAGTGAAAAGGACATTCTTGCCAAATTTTTTCGAGCATTTGGCGATATTGATAACTTGCCACAGCTGATCAGTTGGAATGGCTCAGGGTTCGACATCCCTGTACTTATCTACCGCGCCATGCAGTACGATTTGTCAGCGCCGTGGCTGTTTGAAGAAGGCGCGCGTATCAAAAACATGCGTTTTGACAATTATGTTAACCGTTTCCAAACCAAACACCTTGATTTGATGGACAGATTTAGCCAATACGGTGCCAGCCGGCGTGAGGCGATGGATGTGGTCGCTAGCCTATATGGTCTACCGGGTAAAACTGATGTTGACGGTAGTATGGTCGGTGAGCTCGTTGCCAATGAAGAATGGCAGACACTATCTATATACTGCGAGTCTGACGTGATGAATACTTGGCTGATTTATCTACGCTGGCTGCGTCTAACCGGACAGCTTTCATCGCCATCTTTTGATTATTGGCAGCAGCAAAGCCGCAATTACATAGCCAAATTTACTCAAGCGGATGGTAGCTTACGACATCAAGAATTTATTGCTGATTGGACGTCATCGCCTGCATCATAA